TATCTCGCATCCACAACTGAACATCCCACAGCAGATATGGTTTATCTTCATATTAAAGAAGAATTTCCGAACATCAGTCTCGGAACGGTTTACCGGAACCTGAATCTTCTGTCTGATATTGGGGAAGCTATTAAGATCACAACTCCAGACGGCGGAGATCGATTCGACGGAAACGTTGCCCCTCATAATCATTTTTATTGCGAGGGTTGCAGACGCGTCCTGGATCTGAAGATGGATATGGGTCCACTGAAAGAACTGAACGCCTCCGCTCAACAGACATTTGATGGACTTATCGAAAGCAGCTCCGTTCTGTTTTTCGGGAAATGTCAGAACTGTCTGAAGCACCCTTCTGAAAATCAATAACAAGCGAAATCAACATTATAAGAAAAAGGAGAATTTATCATGAAAAAATTTGTATGTACTGTATGCGGTTATGTTTACGAAGGAACTGAAGCTCCGGAGGTCTGTCCGGTATGTAAGGCACCTGCTGAGAAGTTTAAAGAGCAGACAGGTGACAGAGAGTGGGCTGCTGAGCACGTTGTTGGTGTAGCTCAGGGTGTCAGCGAAGATATCCTTGCAGACTTAAGAGCAAACTTCGAAGGAGAGTGTTCCGAAGTTGGAATGTATCTTGCAATGGCACGTGTTGCTCACAGAGAAGGTTATCCGGAGATCGGACTGTACTGGGAAAAAGCTGCTTATGAAGAAGCGGAACATGCTGCAAAATTCGCTGAACTGCTTGGTGAAGTAGTAACAGACAGCACAAAGAAGAACCTTGAAATGAGAGTTGACGCTGAAAACGGTGCAACTGCTGGTAAATTTGATCTTGCAAAACGTGCAAAAGCTGCAAATCTGGATGCAATTCACGATACTGTTCACGAAATGGCTCGTGACGAGGCAAGACACGGAAAAGCATTCGAAGGACTCCTTAAGAGATACTTCGGCTAATCCTTATTCTTATCGTATAAGTCAGATACTATTTCCAGAAGGAGGGAATCATTATGTCAAAATATGCCGGAACTAAAACAGAAAAGAACTTAATGGACGCCTTTGCCGGTGAATCTCAGGCAAGAAATAAATATACCTATTACGCATCTGCTGCCAAAAAGGCCGGATTCGTTCAGATGGCAAATATTTTTGAGGAAACCGCTGCCCAGGAAAAAGAGCACGCAAAAATGTGGTTCAAAGAATTCCATGGGATTGGTACCGTAGAAGAGAACCTGGTAGACGCTGCTGCCGGTGAGAATTTCGAATGGACCGATATGTACGATCGTATGGCAAAAGAGGCAGACGAAGAAGGATTCCATGAACTGGCTGAGAAATTCCGTGGTGTTGCTGCCGTGGAAGCTGCTCATGAGGCAAGATATAATCGCCTTCTGGAACATTTCAAATCCGGTGAGACTTTCAAAGGTGACGCTCCACTCGGTTGGAAATGCGGAAACTGCGGATATATTTACGAAGGAGAAGAAGCTCCGGAAGTATGTCCGGTATGTGCTCATCCGAAAGCATATTTCGAAAGAAAAGTGGAAAATTATTAAAAAGGGCCTGTCCCTTTTTAATAAAAAACCTCAATGGGGCCTGTCCCCATTGAGGTTTTTTTTGCCGTTTTTCATTTTGCCCTGTCCCTTTTGGGGCACTTTTTCAAGACTTCACAGCTATTTTTTTCGCTTTTCCTACTTTTCCTCCCTGTTTTCTTTTCACTTTCTTTCAATTTTCTCTCTATCAGTTCCATTTTTTTCTTTCTCGAAAACCGTTTGATGGCATATTCCCGCCGCATCGCTTCTTCCTTCGTATCAAAACTTTCCTGATATACCAGCGTCACCGGCCTTCTCGATTTCGTATATTTCGCTCCTTTTCCTTCGTTATGCGCACGAAGCCGTTTCTCCAGATTATTTGTCCATCCTGTGTAGAGCGTTCCGTCCTTGCACTCCACGATATATGTATAATTCATCTTC
This window of the Mediterraneibacter butyricigenes genome carries:
- a CDS encoding Fur family transcriptional regulator, which gives rise to MAALKYSRQRESIKKYLASTTEHPTADMVYLHIKEEFPNISLGTVYRNLNLLSDIGEAIKITTPDGGDRFDGNVAPHNHFYCEGCRRVLDLKMDMGPLKELNASAQQTFDGLIESSSVLFFGKCQNCLKHPSENQ
- a CDS encoding NADH peroxidase; the encoded protein is MKKFVCTVCGYVYEGTEAPEVCPVCKAPAEKFKEQTGDREWAAEHVVGVAQGVSEDILADLRANFEGECSEVGMYLAMARVAHREGYPEIGLYWEKAAYEEAEHAAKFAELLGEVVTDSTKKNLEMRVDAENGATAGKFDLAKRAKAANLDAIHDTVHEMARDEARHGKAFEGLLKRYFG
- the rbr gene encoding rubrerythrin; translation: MSKYAGTKTEKNLMDAFAGESQARNKYTYYASAAKKAGFVQMANIFEETAAQEKEHAKMWFKEFHGIGTVEENLVDAAAGENFEWTDMYDRMAKEADEEGFHELAEKFRGVAAVEAAHEARYNRLLEHFKSGETFKGDAPLGWKCGNCGYIYEGEEAPEVCPVCAHPKAYFERKVENY